In Sebaldella termitidis ATCC 33386, one DNA window encodes the following:
- a CDS encoding RluA family pseudouridine synthase, translating to MEKIIFEISEEGKRLDLYIAERTELTRTRIQQLIKDGNINVNNKKSKPSYKVEKNDFIEMIIPDEKEIDLVPENINIKILYEDSDIAVIDKEAGIVVHPSHGHESGTLVNAVMYHIKDLSGINGEIRPGIVHRLDKDTSGLLIIAKNDTAHLRLSEMFGSSGIRKTYIAILKGKINKESGKLETLIGRDPKDRKKMAVVKTNGKTAITYFQVLDKNEKFSLVKVNIQTGRTHQIRVHMKYLGYPVLGDSVYGRDNKIAGRQMLHAYKLEFLHPVTQKAMKIISELPQDFEKALKETGLEMGNFEE from the coding sequence ATGGAAAAAATTATATTTGAAATATCAGAAGAGGGAAAACGGCTGGATTTATATATAGCAGAAAGAACGGAGCTCACACGTACGAGAATTCAGCAGCTGATAAAAGACGGAAATATAAATGTTAATAACAAAAAATCAAAGCCTTCATATAAAGTGGAGAAAAATGACTTTATAGAGATGATAATTCCTGATGAAAAAGAGATAGATTTAGTACCTGAAAATATAAATATAAAGATTTTATATGAAGACAGTGATATAGCGGTTATTGATAAAGAAGCGGGGATAGTGGTTCATCCTTCCCACGGGCATGAGTCGGGAACTCTTGTAAATGCTGTAATGTATCATATAAAAGATCTGTCCGGAATAAACGGTGAAATAAGACCGGGAATAGTGCACAGACTGGATAAGGATACAAGCGGTCTTTTAATTATTGCAAAAAATGATACTGCTCATCTGAGACTTTCTGAAATGTTTGGCAGCAGCGGAATAAGAAAAACGTATATTGCAATATTAAAAGGGAAAATAAATAAAGAAAGCGGAAAGCTGGAAACATTAATCGGCAGAGATCCGAAAGACAGAAAAAAAATGGCTGTGGTAAAAACAAACGGAAAAACGGCAATAACATATTTTCAGGTTTTGGATAAAAATGAAAAATTTTCATTGGTAAAGGTAAATATACAGACAGGGAGGACACATCAGATAAGGGTACATATGAAATATCTGGGATATCCTGTTCTGGGAGATAGTGTGTATGGAAGAGACAACAAAATAGCGGGAAGACAGATGCTTCATGCATATAAACTGGAATTTTTACATCCTGTAACACAAAAAGCAATGAAAATAATATCAGAACTTCCTCAGGATTTTGAAAAAGCCTTGAAAGAAACAGGCTTGGAAATGGGGAATTTTGAGGAATAA
- a CDS encoding HD domain-containing protein produces MYIIRKAVEYFFPVIPEDLYLEAMELLNEKEKKIFTEMAKYDRKHSLEVYKKVRENDILKNEILYKKLALLHDCGKGNTNVAVRVLHKVNIKTGLKEHPDRGFMKLKETDEELAVLIKNHHVKSYGRFMDEFQRLDDLS; encoded by the coding sequence ATGTATATCATAAGAAAAGCCGTGGAATATTTTTTTCCCGTAATACCGGAAGATTTATATTTGGAAGCAATGGAGCTTCTCAATGAAAAAGAAAAAAAGATATTTACGGAAATGGCAAAATATGACAGGAAACACTCTTTGGAGGTATATAAAAAAGTCAGGGAGAATGATATACTTAAAAATGAAATTTTATATAAAAAACTGGCACTTCTGCATGACTGCGGCAAGGGGAATACCAATGTGGCAGTCAGAGTTCTTCATAAGGTAAATATAAAAACGGGTCTTAAAGAACACCCTGACAGAGGTTTTATGAAGTTAAAAGAAACGGATGAAGAACTGGCAGTTTTAATAAAAAACCATCATGTAAAAAGTTACGGCAGATTTATGGATGAATTTCAAAGACTGGATGATTTGAGCTGA
- a CDS encoding KH domain-containing protein: MEIRDLEKTGYFGYLFFIRYDGTKFDSFDENKDKTSVKGEFKKLLDENNISYYKGIQQAGRTDKDVSAEENILYINTKQELKLENFRNSSVILEIFDIKKTLPYLELPKLIEKRHYIYRYPKDRIKSSIEEIDKKCRELSGKHDVSAFTTKKGRELKEKIRELAVYYENQELHFTGSSFMPQQVRIMSGYILTGKKQPLEGRYLTLEKIIFSQELEDMIIFEDNAISEINIEKIERNREFLFFYVKKSKKGEVIGNKGKNIKKLRGKYGKIIIKEI, encoded by the coding sequence ATGGAAATCAGAGATTTAGAAAAAACAGGATATTTTGGATATTTATTTTTTATCAGATATGACGGTACAAAATTTGATTCATTTGATGAAAATAAAGATAAAACAAGTGTAAAAGGTGAATTTAAGAAGCTGCTTGATGAAAATAACATTTCTTATTATAAGGGGATACAGCAGGCGGGGAGAACTGACAAAGATGTCAGTGCAGAAGAAAATATACTGTATATTAACACAAAACAGGAGTTGAAACTCGAAAATTTTAGAAACAGCTCTGTGATTCTTGAGATTTTTGATATAAAAAAAACACTTCCTTATCTGGAACTGCCGAAGCTCATAGAAAAAAGACATTATATTTACAGATATCCAAAAGACAGAATAAAAAGCAGCATTGAGGAAATAGATAAAAAATGTCGGGAGCTCAGCGGAAAACATGATGTCAGTGCTTTTACCACAAAAAAAGGCAGGGAACTAAAAGAGAAAATCAGAGAGCTTGCAGTATATTATGAAAATCAGGAGCTCCACTTTACAGGAAGTTCTTTTATGCCTCAGCAGGTGAGAATTATGAGCGGGTATATACTGACTGGAAAAAAGCAGCCGCTTGAAGGAAGATATCTGACACTGGAAAAAATAATATTTTCACAGGAACTTGAGGATATGATAATTTTTGAAGATAATGCAATATCTGAAATAAATATAGAGAAAATAGAAAGAAACAGAGAATTTTTATTTTTTTATGTAAAGAAATCCAAAAAAGGGGAAGTAATAGGAAATAAGGGGAAAAATATAAAAAAACTAAGAGGAAAATATGGTAAAATAATTATAAAAGAAATATAG
- a CDS encoding HAD family hydrolase: MSFKMAIFDLDGTLVDSLEAISKLANLAFEEMGMDTYSLEMSRTLIGHGVAGIADKALPEGSSPELKEKLVAAIRKYYEKYWDYNLHLYSGISELLDRLTEKGILLAINTNKDQRFADETVEKTLKKWSFTNIVGAVDGEPRKPKPDGIEAILREHGIKKEEALYIGDMRVDVETAKNAGVFSVFCEWGFGSIKTLDLTPDLTVKNPEEIMTVIQG, from the coding sequence ATGAGTTTTAAAATGGCTATATTTGATTTGGACGGAACACTGGTAGATTCCCTTGAGGCGATATCAAAGCTTGCTAATCTGGCTTTCGAAGAAATGGGGATGGATACATACTCGCTCGAGATGAGCAGAACATTAATAGGACACGGTGTAGCAGGAATTGCCGATAAGGCCCTGCCAGAAGGAAGCAGTCCTGAATTAAAGGAAAAACTGGTAGCAGCAATCAGAAAATATTATGAAAAATACTGGGATTACAATCTTCATTTATATAGCGGAATTTCGGAATTACTTGACAGATTAACTGAAAAAGGGATACTTTTAGCTATAAATACTAATAAAGATCAGAGATTTGCAGATGAGACAGTAGAGAAAACACTGAAAAAATGGAGCTTTACCAATATAGTCGGTGCTGTGGACGGAGAGCCGAGAAAGCCGAAGCCTGACGGAATAGAGGCAATATTACGTGAACACGGAATAAAGAAAGAAGAAGCACTGTATATAGGTGATATGAGGGTAGATGTAGAGACAGCAAAAAATGCGGGAGTATTCAGTGTATTCTGCGAATGGGGATTCGGCAGCATTAAGACGCTTGATCTTACGCCGGATCTTACTGTAAAAAATCCGGAAGAAATAATGACTGTGATACAAGGATAA
- a CDS encoding VIT domain-containing protein, translating to MKKIFFMIIFIFGLMSADEISTGEGVRMPETGTAVLKANGEKEIMLDSMKISAEIKRNISTTTYELTFYNPNSRILEGEFEFPLLNGQTVTGYALDINGKMRDGVVVEKEKARQTFEAVERQNIDPGILEKTKGNNYKTRIYPIPANGYRKIRITYEEILPKENGSVIYYLPLNYKNQVKDFSLEIKVPEQELKPEFISKISNMEFDNLKTGYYAEINKKDFMPDQSIKFYIKSDNKEKVYTERKGNEAYFLSSFSVNSGEKERKKSKKITLVWDTSNSGNNRNISEEIRFLDLYFKYLDNVDVTLITFGNKVSDPKAYKVALGEWNELKNTLEGLYYDGETRFQNLDFKKYKGDEIIFVTDGLLSYGKEREKQGKRPVVTVNSSKTADENYLRAAALQTSGKYIDLNTGDAEKALENMKSENYRLISYNYNKNDIAEVYPPVWEGNSDDFSFAGKMKKTKAEITVNFGYGNVITETRKVFINSIEKNDGVSRLWAGKKIEGLSKDYENNRDEIVKTAKEYGIVTDDTTLIVLDRIDDYVKYEIVPPAELQEEYFKLTENVKKEKVNQKKKALAESVQILGGIKKWYMKDFSVKADNDKIKTNVISGNVGVAGSNFAKQGAIDSQVVPIESVKMLSIREVGVSSVGSVVNDGTVFSEGASVGLELIGNGDSLEWSIGTDKEEKSRIKVKAWSPDEVYLKELEKTPREQIMAKYFELKKEYSNQPSFFIDTADFMLKNEMKDEAVQVLSNISEMKLESPELLKTYGYKLLELNKAAEAVEVFKELVKIKGEDPQSYRDLAMAYEKNNSYQEALDTYYVVLSRSWDGRFTQIKDVVLKEMNRLIAVHSKLNISKIDKKLIYPMPLDIRVTLEWTADNSDIDLYFTDPFNETGYYGNRLTKIGSRLSGDITQGFGPEEFALRKAPDGTYAVKAKYFGDSRQNLVGPITLRVVMYTNYGTKKEKSEEIMVRVKDRKEMLEIGELIFKN from the coding sequence ATGAAGAAAATATTTTTTATGATTATTTTTATATTTGGATTAATGTCTGCAGATGAAATTTCGACAGGAGAAGGCGTACGGATGCCTGAGACAGGAACAGCAGTATTAAAGGCAAACGGAGAAAAAGAAATAATGCTGGACAGTATGAAAATAAGCGCAGAAATAAAAAGAAATATTTCTACGACAACATACGAACTTACATTTTATAACCCGAACAGCAGGATACTGGAAGGAGAGTTTGAATTTCCGCTTTTGAACGGACAGACAGTAACAGGCTATGCCCTTGATATAAACGGAAAAATGCGTGATGGGGTTGTAGTGGAAAAAGAGAAAGCAAGACAGACTTTTGAAGCAGTAGAAAGACAGAATATTGATCCGGGAATTCTGGAAAAAACAAAAGGAAATAACTATAAAACAAGAATTTATCCTATTCCGGCCAATGGATACAGAAAAATAAGGATAACATATGAAGAAATTCTTCCAAAGGAAAACGGAAGTGTAATTTATTATCTTCCATTGAATTATAAAAATCAGGTGAAAGATTTTTCACTGGAAATAAAAGTACCGGAACAGGAACTGAAACCTGAATTTATATCAAAAATTTCCAATATGGAATTTGATAATCTGAAAACAGGTTATTATGCAGAAATAAATAAAAAAGATTTTATGCCTGATCAGAGTATAAAATTTTATATAAAGTCAGATAATAAAGAAAAGGTCTATACAGAAAGAAAAGGGAATGAAGCATATTTTCTAAGTTCTTTTTCAGTAAATTCCGGTGAGAAAGAGAGAAAAAAGAGTAAAAAAATAACTCTGGTGTGGGATACCTCGAATTCAGGGAATAATAGAAATATAAGTGAAGAAATAAGGTTTCTTGATTTATATTTTAAGTATCTGGATAATGTGGATGTAACACTGATAACATTTGGTAATAAAGTGTCAGATCCTAAAGCATATAAAGTAGCTCTGGGAGAATGGAATGAATTAAAAAATACACTGGAAGGGCTTTATTATGACGGAGAAACAAGATTTCAGAACCTGGATTTCAAAAAATACAAGGGGGATGAGATAATTTTTGTAACTGACGGTCTTCTAAGCTATGGAAAAGAAAGGGAAAAGCAGGGGAAAAGACCTGTAGTAACTGTAAATTCCAGCAAAACAGCAGATGAAAATTATCTGAGGGCAGCAGCACTTCAAACAAGCGGTAAATATATTGATCTGAATACAGGAGATGCTGAAAAAGCACTTGAAAATATGAAGAGTGAAAATTACAGATTAATATCATATAATTATAATAAAAATGATATAGCAGAGGTTTATCCGCCTGTATGGGAAGGAAATTCCGATGATTTTTCTTTTGCAGGTAAAATGAAAAAAACAAAAGCAGAAATTACGGTGAATTTTGGATATGGAAATGTAATTACAGAAACAAGAAAAGTTTTTATAAACAGTATAGAGAAAAATGACGGGGTAAGCAGGCTGTGGGCTGGTAAGAAAATAGAGGGGCTGAGTAAGGACTATGAAAATAACAGGGATGAAATAGTAAAGACAGCAAAAGAATACGGAATTGTAACTGACGATACTACCCTGATAGTTTTGGACAGAATAGATGATTACGTAAAATATGAAATTGTCCCTCCGGCTGAGTTACAGGAAGAATATTTCAAATTAACTGAAAACGTAAAAAAAGAGAAAGTGAATCAGAAAAAAAAGGCTTTGGCTGAAAGTGTGCAGATACTCGGCGGGATAAAGAAGTGGTATATGAAGGATTTTTCTGTTAAAGCAGATAATGATAAAATAAAAACTAATGTTATTTCCGGTAATGTGGGTGTAGCAGGAAGTAATTTCGCAAAACAGGGAGCTATAGATTCTCAGGTTGTTCCTATAGAATCAGTAAAAATGCTGTCAATAAGAGAAGTCGGAGTATCCTCTGTGGGCAGCGTAGTTAATGATGGTACAGTATTTTCAGAAGGTGCTTCAGTCGGACTTGAGCTAATTGGCAATGGAGATAGTTTAGAATGGAGCATCGGGACTGATAAAGAAGAAAAAAGCAGAATAAAAGTAAAAGCCTGGTCACCGGACGAAGTATATCTGAAAGAGCTGGAAAAGACACCAAGGGAACAGATAATGGCGAAATATTTTGAGCTGAAAAAAGAATACTCAAATCAGCCGTCTTTTTTCATAGATACAGCAGATTTTATGCTGAAAAATGAAATGAAAGATGAGGCAGTGCAGGTATTATCAAATATTTCCGAAATGAAACTGGAAAGCCCGGAATTACTGAAAACATACGGCTATAAGCTGCTTGAGCTGAATAAAGCTGCCGAGGCAGTAGAAGTATTTAAGGAGCTTGTCAAGATAAAAGGAGAGGATCCGCAGTCATACAGAGATCTGGCTATGGCTTATGAAAAAAATAACAGCTATCAGGAGGCTCTTGATACGTATTATGTTGTCCTGAGCAGAAGCTGGGACGGGAGATTCACACAGATAAAAGATGTGGTATTAAAAGAAATGAACAGACTGATAGCCGTACATTCAAAGCTGAATATTTCAAAAATTGATAAAAAACTTATTTATCCCATGCCTTTGGATATAAGGGTAACATTGGAATGGACAGCTGATAACTCTGATATAGATCTGTATTTTACTGATCCTTTTAATGAAACTGGATATTACGGAAATAGACTCACGAAAATAGGAAGCAGACTTTCGGGAGATATAACACAAGGCTTTGGACCGGAGGAGTTTGCATTAAGGAAAGCACCGGACGGGACATATGCGGTAAAGGCGAAGTACTTCGGAGACAGCAGACAAAATCTCGTAGGACCGATAACATTAAGAGTGGTAATGTATACTAATTACGGGACAAAAAAGGAAAAGTCAGAAGAAATTATGGTAAGAGTGAAGGATAGAAAAGAAATGCTGGAAATAGGAGAACTTATATTTAAAAACTAA